Proteins from one Salarias fasciatus chromosome 14, fSalaFa1.1, whole genome shotgun sequence genomic window:
- the hic1 gene encoding hypermethylated in cancer 1 protein isoform X1, whose amino-acid sequence MIIKGDLDRMAEDIGHAGGGLKTMLDAMEVPSHARDLLLQLNSQRTKGFLCDVIIVVQNALFRAHKNILAASSLYLKSLVVHDNLINLDHEMVSPGVFRVILDYIYTGRLTEGDPTSPTEPNLGAVLAAASYLQLLDLVALCKKKLRRNGKYPPRPGPAFLPYAKIGPNAMGLGSGGRYRVSTPVIQSCPPGGILNSHAPRAPSMDELVPHRLSIHTGELYAPTSTQASQVYPSLQSALPAHLGRPGHSERNCSPNFGLDLSKKSPTSQSQRTPSQTHLANAHNDEERDGTLSGRTSPMQGMNGRAFPEKMESTDQAGTPPPFPHLNQSLGPHLPHLHRSGPQGTDRYPPSPDTPTDGGEAGREMGNIYRWVKHEPLSYTAEYEDEDDDEEEGGENGDRHHNHHKAGEESEGADEKSGSGTEETGSSEGRPSPPGPRFHMPYEPESFGDNLYVCIPCDKGFPSSEELNAHVETHTEDELQGNSGGEMGNNSNNSTAKHMSGNTNGYGSLSGGNTLNSLSHLETKSGQGLNSAGIGEIIRPYRCSSCDKSYKDPATLRQHEKTHWLTRPYPCSICGKKFTQRGTMTRHMRSHLGLKPFACDSCGMRFTRQYRLTEHMRIHSGEKPYECQVCGGKFAQQRNLISHMKMHSSGGSAGGMTTDGKLKLDFTEGIYPLSKYAAEHLGLKQEKASELFIQAQQQLVADAKALESLYPLSKLASEHLGLTHDKMDILSQPLPPPTQPLSESRTIERYSPS is encoded by the coding sequence GTGGCGGACTGAAGACAATGCTGGATGCCATGGAAGTTCCAAGTCATGCTAGggatctcctcctgcagctcaacagCCAGCGCACCAAGGGCTTCCTGTGTGACGTGATCATTGTGGTGCAGAACGCCCTCTTCAGAGCTCATAAGAACATTCTGGCTGCCAGCAGCCTGTACTTGAAGTCTTTGGTGGTCCATGACAATCTCATCAACCTCGACCATGAGATGGTGAGTCCAGGGGTCTTCAGGGTCATTCTGGACTACATCTACACAGGCCGCCTAACTGAAGGAGACCCCACTTCGCCCACTGAACCCAACCTCGGGGCTGTCTTGGCAGCAGCCAGCTACCTTCAGCTTCTTGATTTAGTGGCCTTGTGCAAAAAGAAGCTCAGAAGAAATGGCAAGTACCCTCCTCGCCCAGGTCCTGCATTTTTACCCTATGCAAAAATAGGGCCCAACGCGATGGGTTTAGGGAGCGGCGGCAGATACAGGGTTTCAACTCCTGTCATTCAGTCCTGTCCTCCGGGAGGAATTTTGAACAGCCATGCACCCCGGGCGCCATCTATGGATGAGTTAGTCCCCCACCGTCTATCCATTCATACCGGAGAGCTGTAtgcccccacctccacccaggcCTCTCAGGTGTACCCGTCCCTGCAGTCAGCTCTGCCTGCCCACCTTGGACGCCCGGGCCATTCTGAGAGGAACTGCTCCCCCAACTTTGGTCTCGACCTCTCCAAGAAAAGCCCCACCTCTCAGTCTCAGCGCACCCCCTCTCAGACCCACCTGGCAAACGCTCACAATGACGAGGAGCGAGACGGGACTTTGAGCGGCCGAACAAGTCCCATGCAGGGGATGAATGGGAGGGCCTTCCCCGAAAAAATGGAGTCAACTGACCAGGCAGGCACTCCTCCACCTTTTCCCCATCTCAACCAGTCTTTAGGCCCACACTTGCCCCACCTGCACCGCTCGGGTCCACAGGGGACTGACCGCTACCCACCCAGCCCCGACACCCCCACAGACGGTGGAGAGGCAGGTAGAGAAATGGGCAACATCTACCGCTGGGTGAAGCACGAGCCACTGTCGTACACAGCCGAGTATGAAGACGAGGACGACGATGAAGAGGAAGGGGGTGAAAATGGAGATCGGCATCATAACCATCACAAGGCTGGGGAGGAGAGTGAAGGAGCAGATGAAAAAAGCGGGTCAGGCACAGAAGAGACGGGGAGTAGTGAGGGACGCCCGTCCCCACCTGGACCAAGGTTCCACATGCCGTACGAGCCAGAGAGCTTCGGGGACAATCTGTATGTCTGCATTCCCTGTGATAAAGGCTTTCCCAGCTCCGAGGAGCTCAACGCACATGTGGAGACACACACGGAAGATGAACTGCAGGGCAACTCTGGCGGGGAGATGGGCAATAACAGCAATAACAGCACCGCCAAACACATGAGCGGTAATACAAACGGCTACGGGAGCCTCAGCGGTGGCAACACTCTCAACAGTTTGTCACACCTGGAGACCAAATCCGGCCAGGGCTTGAACTCGGCAGGCATCGGCGAGATCATCCGACCGTACCGCTGCTCCAGCTGTGATAAGTCCTACAAAGATCCAGCCACATTGCGCCAACACGAGAAGACCCACTGGCTGACTCGACCATATCCCTGCAGCATCTGTGGCAAGAAGTTCACGCAACGTGGTACCATGACCCGACACATGCGCAGCCACCTGGGCCTCAAACCTTTTGCTTGCGACTCCTGCGGCATGCGCTTCACCCGCCAGTATCGCCTTACCGAGCACATGCGCATCCACTCTGGGGAGAAGCCCTACGAATGTCAGGTGTGCGGTGGAAAGTTTGCTCAGCAGCGCAACCTCATCAGCCACATGAAGATGCACAGCAGCGGCGGCTCGGCGGGCGGGATGACCACGGATGGGAAACTGAAGCTGGACTTTACAGAGGGCATCTACCCCTTGAGTAAATACGCAGCAGAGCACCTGGGATTGAAGCAGGAGAAGGCAAGTGAACTCTTCATCcaagctcagcagcagctcgtgGCTGACGCGAAGGCCCTGGAGAGCCTCTACCCGCTCTCCAAACTGGCCTCGGAGCACCTGGGCCTCACCCACGACAAGATGGATATCCTGAGCCAACCACTGCCCCCTCCCACACAGCCCCTTTCCGAAAGCCGCACTATTGAGCGATACTCACCCAGCTAA
- the hic1 gene encoding hypermethylated in cancer 1 protein isoform X2 produces the protein MLDAMEVPSHARDLLLQLNSQRTKGFLCDVIIVVQNALFRAHKNILAASSLYLKSLVVHDNLINLDHEMVSPGVFRVILDYIYTGRLTEGDPTSPTEPNLGAVLAAASYLQLLDLVALCKKKLRRNGKYPPRPGPAFLPYAKIGPNAMGLGSGGRYRVSTPVIQSCPPGGILNSHAPRAPSMDELVPHRLSIHTGELYAPTSTQASQVYPSLQSALPAHLGRPGHSERNCSPNFGLDLSKKSPTSQSQRTPSQTHLANAHNDEERDGTLSGRTSPMQGMNGRAFPEKMESTDQAGTPPPFPHLNQSLGPHLPHLHRSGPQGTDRYPPSPDTPTDGGEAGREMGNIYRWVKHEPLSYTAEYEDEDDDEEEGGENGDRHHNHHKAGEESEGADEKSGSGTEETGSSEGRPSPPGPRFHMPYEPESFGDNLYVCIPCDKGFPSSEELNAHVETHTEDELQGNSGGEMGNNSNNSTAKHMSGNTNGYGSLSGGNTLNSLSHLETKSGQGLNSAGIGEIIRPYRCSSCDKSYKDPATLRQHEKTHWLTRPYPCSICGKKFTQRGTMTRHMRSHLGLKPFACDSCGMRFTRQYRLTEHMRIHSGEKPYECQVCGGKFAQQRNLISHMKMHSSGGSAGGMTTDGKLKLDFTEGIYPLSKYAAEHLGLKQEKASELFIQAQQQLVADAKALESLYPLSKLASEHLGLTHDKMDILSQPLPPPTQPLSESRTIERYSPS, from the coding sequence ATGCTGGATGCCATGGAAGTTCCAAGTCATGCTAGggatctcctcctgcagctcaacagCCAGCGCACCAAGGGCTTCCTGTGTGACGTGATCATTGTGGTGCAGAACGCCCTCTTCAGAGCTCATAAGAACATTCTGGCTGCCAGCAGCCTGTACTTGAAGTCTTTGGTGGTCCATGACAATCTCATCAACCTCGACCATGAGATGGTGAGTCCAGGGGTCTTCAGGGTCATTCTGGACTACATCTACACAGGCCGCCTAACTGAAGGAGACCCCACTTCGCCCACTGAACCCAACCTCGGGGCTGTCTTGGCAGCAGCCAGCTACCTTCAGCTTCTTGATTTAGTGGCCTTGTGCAAAAAGAAGCTCAGAAGAAATGGCAAGTACCCTCCTCGCCCAGGTCCTGCATTTTTACCCTATGCAAAAATAGGGCCCAACGCGATGGGTTTAGGGAGCGGCGGCAGATACAGGGTTTCAACTCCTGTCATTCAGTCCTGTCCTCCGGGAGGAATTTTGAACAGCCATGCACCCCGGGCGCCATCTATGGATGAGTTAGTCCCCCACCGTCTATCCATTCATACCGGAGAGCTGTAtgcccccacctccacccaggcCTCTCAGGTGTACCCGTCCCTGCAGTCAGCTCTGCCTGCCCACCTTGGACGCCCGGGCCATTCTGAGAGGAACTGCTCCCCCAACTTTGGTCTCGACCTCTCCAAGAAAAGCCCCACCTCTCAGTCTCAGCGCACCCCCTCTCAGACCCACCTGGCAAACGCTCACAATGACGAGGAGCGAGACGGGACTTTGAGCGGCCGAACAAGTCCCATGCAGGGGATGAATGGGAGGGCCTTCCCCGAAAAAATGGAGTCAACTGACCAGGCAGGCACTCCTCCACCTTTTCCCCATCTCAACCAGTCTTTAGGCCCACACTTGCCCCACCTGCACCGCTCGGGTCCACAGGGGACTGACCGCTACCCACCCAGCCCCGACACCCCCACAGACGGTGGAGAGGCAGGTAGAGAAATGGGCAACATCTACCGCTGGGTGAAGCACGAGCCACTGTCGTACACAGCCGAGTATGAAGACGAGGACGACGATGAAGAGGAAGGGGGTGAAAATGGAGATCGGCATCATAACCATCACAAGGCTGGGGAGGAGAGTGAAGGAGCAGATGAAAAAAGCGGGTCAGGCACAGAAGAGACGGGGAGTAGTGAGGGACGCCCGTCCCCACCTGGACCAAGGTTCCACATGCCGTACGAGCCAGAGAGCTTCGGGGACAATCTGTATGTCTGCATTCCCTGTGATAAAGGCTTTCCCAGCTCCGAGGAGCTCAACGCACATGTGGAGACACACACGGAAGATGAACTGCAGGGCAACTCTGGCGGGGAGATGGGCAATAACAGCAATAACAGCACCGCCAAACACATGAGCGGTAATACAAACGGCTACGGGAGCCTCAGCGGTGGCAACACTCTCAACAGTTTGTCACACCTGGAGACCAAATCCGGCCAGGGCTTGAACTCGGCAGGCATCGGCGAGATCATCCGACCGTACCGCTGCTCCAGCTGTGATAAGTCCTACAAAGATCCAGCCACATTGCGCCAACACGAGAAGACCCACTGGCTGACTCGACCATATCCCTGCAGCATCTGTGGCAAGAAGTTCACGCAACGTGGTACCATGACCCGACACATGCGCAGCCACCTGGGCCTCAAACCTTTTGCTTGCGACTCCTGCGGCATGCGCTTCACCCGCCAGTATCGCCTTACCGAGCACATGCGCATCCACTCTGGGGAGAAGCCCTACGAATGTCAGGTGTGCGGTGGAAAGTTTGCTCAGCAGCGCAACCTCATCAGCCACATGAAGATGCACAGCAGCGGCGGCTCGGCGGGCGGGATGACCACGGATGGGAAACTGAAGCTGGACTTTACAGAGGGCATCTACCCCTTGAGTAAATACGCAGCAGAGCACCTGGGATTGAAGCAGGAGAAGGCAAGTGAACTCTTCATCcaagctcagcagcagctcgtgGCTGACGCGAAGGCCCTGGAGAGCCTCTACCCGCTCTCCAAACTGGCCTCGGAGCACCTGGGCCTCACCCACGACAAGATGGATATCCTGAGCCAACCACTGCCCCCTCCCACACAGCCCCTTTCCGAAAGCCGCACTATTGAGCGATACTCACCCAGCTAA